A stretch of the Macaca mulatta isolate MMU2019108-1 chromosome 16, T2T-MMU8v2.0, whole genome shotgun sequence genome encodes the following:
- the RAPGEFL1 gene encoding rap guanine nucleotide exchange factor-like 1 isoform X3, with product MMLRPSYPLSQESFPIDILLDDIVLTHSLFLPTEKFLQELHQVSFVRAGGMEGPEGLGQKQACLAMLLHFLDTYQGLLQEEEGAGHIIKDLYLLIMKDESLYQGLREDTLRLHQLVETVELKIPEESQPPSKQVKPLFRHFRRIDSCLQTRVAFRGSDEIFCRVYMPDHSYVTIRSRLSASVQDILGSVTEKLQYSEEPAGREDSLILVAVASSGEKVLLQPTEDCVFTTLGINSHLFACTRDSYEALVPLPEEIQVSPGDTEIHRVEPEDVANHLTAFHWELFRCVHELEFVDYVFHGERGRRETANLELLLQRCSEVTHWVATEVLLCEAPGKRAQLLKKFIKIAALCKQNQDLLSFYAVVMGLDNAAVSRLRLTWEKLPGKFKNLFRKFENLTDPCRNHKSYREVISKMKPPVIPFVPLILKDLTFLHEGSKTLVDGLVNIEKLHSVAEKVRTIRKYRSRPLCLDMEASPHHLQTKAYVRQFQVIDNQNLLFELSYKLEANSQ from the exons ATGATGCTGAGACCCAGTTATCCCTTGAGCCAAGAATCCTTCCCCATTG ATATCCTGCTGGATGACATTGTCCTTAcccattctctcttcctcccgACGGAGAAATTTCTGCAGGAGCTACACCA GGTCAGCTTTGTTCGGGCAGGAGGCATGGAGGGCCCTGAGGGGCTGGGCCAGAAGCAGGCCTGTCTAGCCATGCTTCTCCATTTCTTGGACACCTACCAGGGGCTGCTTCAAGAGGAAGAGGGGGCCGGCCACATCATCAAG GATCTATACCTGCTAATTATGAAGGACGAGTCCCTTTACCAGGGCCTCCGAGAGGACACTCTGAGGCTGCACCAGCTGGTGGAGACGGTGGAACTAAA GATTCCAGAGGAGAGTCAGCCACCCAGCAAGCAGGTGAAGCCACTCTTCCGCCACTTCCGCCGGATAGACTCCTGTCTGCAGACCCGCGTGGCCTTCCGGGGCTCTGATGAGA TCTTCTGCCGCGTATACATGCCTGACCACTCTTACGTGACCATACGCAGCCGCCTTTCAGCATCTGTGCAGGACATTCTGGGTTCTGTGACGGAGAAACTTCAATATTCAGAGGAGCCCGCGGGGCGTGAGGATTCCCTCATCCTGGTAGCTGTGGCCTCCTCAGGAG AGAAGGTCCTTCTCCAGCCCACTGAGGACTGTGTTTTCACCACACTGGGCATCAATAGCCACCTGTTTGCCTGTACTCGGGACAGCTATGAGGCTCTG GTGCCCCTCCCCGAGGAGATCCAGGTCTCCCCTGGAGACACGGAGATCCACCGAGTGGAGCCTGAGGACGTTGCCAACCACCTAACTGCTTTCCACTGGGAGCTGTTCCGATGTGTGCACGAG CTGGAGTTCGTGGACTACGTGTTCCACGGGGAGCGTGGCCGCCGGGAGACGGCCAACCTGGAGCTGCTGCTGCAGCGCTGCAGCGAGGTCACGCACTGGGTGGCCACCGAAGTGCTGCTCTGCGAGGCCCCGGGCAAGCGCGCGCAGCTGCTCAAGAAGTTCATCAAGATCGCGGCCCT CTGCAAGCAGAACCAGGACCTGCTGTCTTTCTACGCCGTGGTCATGGGGCTGGACAACGCTGCTGTCAGTCGCCTTCGACTCACCTGGGAG AAGCTGCCAGGGAAATTCAAGAACTTGTTCCGCAAATTTGAGAACCTGACG GACCCCTGCAGGAACCACAAAAGCTACCGAGAAGTGATCTCCAAAATGAAGCCCCCTGTGATTCCCTTTGTGCCTCTGATCCTCAAAG ATCTGACTTTTCTGCACGAAGGGAGTAAGACCCTTGTAGATGGTTTGGTGAACATTGAGAAGCTG CATTCAGTGGCCGAAAAAGTGAGAACAATCCGCAAATACCGGAGCCGGCCCCTTT GCTTGGACATGGAGGCATCCCCCCATCACCTGCAGACCAAGGCCTACGTGCGCCAGTTTCAGGTCATCGACAACCAGAACCTCCTCTTCGAGCTCTCCTACAAGCTGGAGGCGAATAGTCAGTGA
- the RAPGEFL1 gene encoding rap guanine nucleotide exchange factor-like 1 isoform X1, with the protein MKPLEKFLKKQTSQLAGRTVAGGPGGGPGSYGGPGGGGGPGGGGCPAGGPRSLQRRQSVSRLLLPAFLREPPAELGLEPPPEEEGGEPAGVAEEPGSGGPCWLQLEEVPGPGPLGGGGPLRSPSSYSSDELSPGEPLTSPPWAPLGAPERPEHLLNRVLERLAGGATRDSGASDILLDDIVLTHSLFLPTEKFLQELHQYFVRAGGMEGPEGLGQKQACLAMLLHFLDTYQGLLQEEEGAGHIIKDLYLLIMKDESLYQGLREDTLRLHQLVETVELKIPEESQPPSKQVKPLFRHFRRIDSCLQTRVAFRGSDEIFCRVYMPDHSYVTIRSRLSASVQDILGSVTEKLQYSEEPAGREDSLILVAVASSGALSPAEKVLLQPTEDCVFTTLGINSHLFACTRDSYEALVPLPEEIQVSPGDTEIHRVEPEDVANHLTAFHWELFRCVHELEFVDYVFHGERGRRETANLELLLQRCSEVTHWVATEVLLCEAPGKRAQLLKKFIKIAALCKQNQDLLSFYAVVMGLDNAAVSRLRLTWEKLPGKFKNLFRKFENLTDPCRNHKSYREVISKMKPPVIPFVPLILKDLTFLHEGSKTLVDGLVNIEKLHSVAEKVRTIRKYRSRPLCLDMEASPHHLQTKAYVRQFQVIDNQNLLFELSYKLEANSQ; encoded by the exons ATGAAGCCGCTGGAGAAATTTCTGAAGAAGCAGACGTCGCAGCTGGCGGGCCGAACGGTGGCGGGAGGTCCCGGCGGGGGTCCGGGGAGCTACGGTGGGCCTGGAGGGGGTGGGGGACCCGGCGGGGGCGGCTGTCCAGCCGGGGGACCGCGGTCGTTGCAGCGGCGTCAGAGCGTGTCTCGCCTGCTGCTCCCCGCTTTCCTCCGGGAGCCCCCCGCCGAGCTGGGGCTGGAGCCGCCCCctgaggaggaagggggagagcCAGCGGGGGTCGCGGAGGAGCCGGGCAGCGGGGGGCCCTGCTGGCTGCAGCTGGAGGAGGTGCCAGGGCCCGGGCCGCTCGGGGGAGGGGGGCCCCTGCGCTCCCCTTCCTCCTACTCATCTGACGAGCTGTCCCCGGGCGAGCCCTTGACTTCGCCGCCCTGGGCCCCCCTGGGCGCCCCCGAGCGGCCGGAGCATCTTCTGAACCGGGTTCTGGAACGGCTTGCTGGAGGGGCCACCAGGGACAGCGGTGCCTCAG ATATCCTGCTGGATGACATTGTCCTTAcccattctctcttcctcccgACGGAGAAATTTCTGCAGGAGCTACACCAGTA CTTTGTTCGGGCAGGAGGCATGGAGGGCCCTGAGGGGCTGGGCCAGAAGCAGGCCTGTCTAGCCATGCTTCTCCATTTCTTGGACACCTACCAGGGGCTGCTTCAAGAGGAAGAGGGGGCCGGCCACATCATCAAG GATCTATACCTGCTAATTATGAAGGACGAGTCCCTTTACCAGGGCCTCCGAGAGGACACTCTGAGGCTGCACCAGCTGGTGGAGACGGTGGAACTAAA GATTCCAGAGGAGAGTCAGCCACCCAGCAAGCAGGTGAAGCCACTCTTCCGCCACTTCCGCCGGATAGACTCCTGTCTGCAGACCCGCGTGGCCTTCCGGGGCTCTGATGAGA TCTTCTGCCGCGTATACATGCCTGACCACTCTTACGTGACCATACGCAGCCGCCTTTCAGCATCTGTGCAGGACATTCTGGGTTCTGTGACGGAGAAACTTCAATATTCAGAGGAGCCCGCGGGGCGTGAGGATTCCCTCATCCTGGTAGCTGTGGCCTCCTCAGGAG CTCTTTCTCCTGCAGAGAAGGTCCTTCTCCAGCCCACTGAGGACTGTGTTTTCACCACACTGGGCATCAATAGCCACCTGTTTGCCTGTACTCGGGACAGCTATGAGGCTCTG GTGCCCCTCCCCGAGGAGATCCAGGTCTCCCCTGGAGACACGGAGATCCACCGAGTGGAGCCTGAGGACGTTGCCAACCACCTAACTGCTTTCCACTGGGAGCTGTTCCGATGTGTGCACGAG CTGGAGTTCGTGGACTACGTGTTCCACGGGGAGCGTGGCCGCCGGGAGACGGCCAACCTGGAGCTGCTGCTGCAGCGCTGCAGCGAGGTCACGCACTGGGTGGCCACCGAAGTGCTGCTCTGCGAGGCCCCGGGCAAGCGCGCGCAGCTGCTCAAGAAGTTCATCAAGATCGCGGCCCT CTGCAAGCAGAACCAGGACCTGCTGTCTTTCTACGCCGTGGTCATGGGGCTGGACAACGCTGCTGTCAGTCGCCTTCGACTCACCTGGGAG AAGCTGCCAGGGAAATTCAAGAACTTGTTCCGCAAATTTGAGAACCTGACG GACCCCTGCAGGAACCACAAAAGCTACCGAGAAGTGATCTCCAAAATGAAGCCCCCTGTGATTCCCTTTGTGCCTCTGATCCTCAAAG ATCTGACTTTTCTGCACGAAGGGAGTAAGACCCTTGTAGATGGTTTGGTGAACATTGAGAAGCTG CATTCAGTGGCCGAAAAAGTGAGAACAATCCGCAAATACCGGAGCCGGCCCCTTT GCTTGGACATGGAGGCATCCCCCCATCACCTGCAGACCAAGGCCTACGTGCGCCAGTTTCAGGTCATCGACAACCAGAACCTCCTCTTCGAGCTCTCCTACAAGCTGGAGGCGAATAGTCAGTGA
- the RAPGEFL1 gene encoding rap guanine nucleotide exchange factor-like 1 isoform X2, giving the protein MKPLEKFLKKQTSQLAGRTVAGGPGGGPGSYGGPGGGGGPGGGGCPAGGPRSLQRRQSVSRLLLPAFLREPPAELGLEPPPEEEGGEPAGVAEEPGSGGPCWLQLEEVPGPGPLGGGGPLRSPSSYSSDELSPGEPLTSPPWAPLGAPERPEHLLNRVLERLAGGATRDSGASDILLDDIVLTHSLFLPTEKFLQELHQVSFVRAGGMEGPEGLGQKQACLAMLLHFLDTYQGLLQEEEGAGHIIKDLYLLIMKDESLYQGLREDTLRLHQLVETVELKIPEESQPPSKQVKPLFRHFRRIDSCLQTRVAFRGSDEIFCRVYMPDHSYVTIRSRLSASVQDILGSVTEKLQYSEEPAGREDSLILVAVASSGEKVLLQPTEDCVFTTLGINSHLFACTRDSYEALVPLPEEIQVSPGDTEIHRVEPEDVANHLTAFHWELFRCVHELEFVDYVFHGERGRRETANLELLLQRCSEVTHWVATEVLLCEAPGKRAQLLKKFIKIAALCKQNQDLLSFYAVVMGLDNAAVSRLRLTWEKLPGKFKNLFRKFENLTDPCRNHKSYREVISKMKPPVIPFVPLILKDLTFLHEGSKTLVDGLVNIEKLHSVAEKVRTIRKYRSRPLCLDMEASPHHLQTKAYVRQFQVIDNQNLLFELSYKLEANSQ; this is encoded by the exons ATGAAGCCGCTGGAGAAATTTCTGAAGAAGCAGACGTCGCAGCTGGCGGGCCGAACGGTGGCGGGAGGTCCCGGCGGGGGTCCGGGGAGCTACGGTGGGCCTGGAGGGGGTGGGGGACCCGGCGGGGGCGGCTGTCCAGCCGGGGGACCGCGGTCGTTGCAGCGGCGTCAGAGCGTGTCTCGCCTGCTGCTCCCCGCTTTCCTCCGGGAGCCCCCCGCCGAGCTGGGGCTGGAGCCGCCCCctgaggaggaagggggagagcCAGCGGGGGTCGCGGAGGAGCCGGGCAGCGGGGGGCCCTGCTGGCTGCAGCTGGAGGAGGTGCCAGGGCCCGGGCCGCTCGGGGGAGGGGGGCCCCTGCGCTCCCCTTCCTCCTACTCATCTGACGAGCTGTCCCCGGGCGAGCCCTTGACTTCGCCGCCCTGGGCCCCCCTGGGCGCCCCCGAGCGGCCGGAGCATCTTCTGAACCGGGTTCTGGAACGGCTTGCTGGAGGGGCCACCAGGGACAGCGGTGCCTCAG ATATCCTGCTGGATGACATTGTCCTTAcccattctctcttcctcccgACGGAGAAATTTCTGCAGGAGCTACACCA GGTCAGCTTTGTTCGGGCAGGAGGCATGGAGGGCCCTGAGGGGCTGGGCCAGAAGCAGGCCTGTCTAGCCATGCTTCTCCATTTCTTGGACACCTACCAGGGGCTGCTTCAAGAGGAAGAGGGGGCCGGCCACATCATCAAG GATCTATACCTGCTAATTATGAAGGACGAGTCCCTTTACCAGGGCCTCCGAGAGGACACTCTGAGGCTGCACCAGCTGGTGGAGACGGTGGAACTAAA GATTCCAGAGGAGAGTCAGCCACCCAGCAAGCAGGTGAAGCCACTCTTCCGCCACTTCCGCCGGATAGACTCCTGTCTGCAGACCCGCGTGGCCTTCCGGGGCTCTGATGAGA TCTTCTGCCGCGTATACATGCCTGACCACTCTTACGTGACCATACGCAGCCGCCTTTCAGCATCTGTGCAGGACATTCTGGGTTCTGTGACGGAGAAACTTCAATATTCAGAGGAGCCCGCGGGGCGTGAGGATTCCCTCATCCTGGTAGCTGTGGCCTCCTCAGGAG AGAAGGTCCTTCTCCAGCCCACTGAGGACTGTGTTTTCACCACACTGGGCATCAATAGCCACCTGTTTGCCTGTACTCGGGACAGCTATGAGGCTCTG GTGCCCCTCCCCGAGGAGATCCAGGTCTCCCCTGGAGACACGGAGATCCACCGAGTGGAGCCTGAGGACGTTGCCAACCACCTAACTGCTTTCCACTGGGAGCTGTTCCGATGTGTGCACGAG CTGGAGTTCGTGGACTACGTGTTCCACGGGGAGCGTGGCCGCCGGGAGACGGCCAACCTGGAGCTGCTGCTGCAGCGCTGCAGCGAGGTCACGCACTGGGTGGCCACCGAAGTGCTGCTCTGCGAGGCCCCGGGCAAGCGCGCGCAGCTGCTCAAGAAGTTCATCAAGATCGCGGCCCT CTGCAAGCAGAACCAGGACCTGCTGTCTTTCTACGCCGTGGTCATGGGGCTGGACAACGCTGCTGTCAGTCGCCTTCGACTCACCTGGGAG AAGCTGCCAGGGAAATTCAAGAACTTGTTCCGCAAATTTGAGAACCTGACG GACCCCTGCAGGAACCACAAAAGCTACCGAGAAGTGATCTCCAAAATGAAGCCCCCTGTGATTCCCTTTGTGCCTCTGATCCTCAAAG ATCTGACTTTTCTGCACGAAGGGAGTAAGACCCTTGTAGATGGTTTGGTGAACATTGAGAAGCTG CATTCAGTGGCCGAAAAAGTGAGAACAATCCGCAAATACCGGAGCCGGCCCCTTT GCTTGGACATGGAGGCATCCCCCCATCACCTGCAGACCAAGGCCTACGTGCGCCAGTTTCAGGTCATCGACAACCAGAACCTCCTCTTCGAGCTCTCCTACAAGCTGGAGGCGAATAGTCAGTGA